From one Thermomicrobiales bacterium genomic stretch:
- a CDS encoding ParB/RepB/Spo0J family partition protein, which yields MHIIKIDPRALKDNPDDARKSKSTPQGDALLAATIMAVGIIQPPVVSPEADGGNGFIIQAGHRRTRGAIAAELEEIEVIVTDAAEDGGAMRSMVENIAREPLNPVDQWRAIERLVALGWTEEGIAAALSLSVRQIKKLRLLANVLPAMLDQMAKGDMPDERQLRTIAAASIAEQKEVWKAHKPKKSETTSWWSVANGLSKTRMYARDASFDDELAQAYGIAWVDDLFAPADEDSRYTTDVEAFLGAQQEWMTNNLPKNGIITESNNWGQPELPKKAERVYGKTKKSDCTAMYLDREGKVQSVVYRMPEPKATKGKVGEGGAIAPAQRPDVTQKGQDMIGDFRTDALHEALQRAPIEDDTLMALLVIAFAGQNVRVDSGSGNSGSFRSQIAPHAAKLVDETGSLAFDQDTLRVAVRSVLIEVLSCRRSMSNSGIVSRIAGAVVGADSFLPNMGTEDFLLCLSRQALEAACADTSVLPRNKVRDTRAALVEHFQEERFVHASALFAPEANELADWKASNEIVEDEDAADVDGSVDEPDEGDIDPDAVSEGFREAAE from the coding sequence CGTCGGCATCATCCAGCCGCCAGTCGTCTCTCCCGAAGCCGATGGCGGCAACGGCTTCATCATCCAGGCCGGCCATCGCCGCACCAGGGGTGCGATCGCCGCCGAGCTCGAGGAGATCGAGGTCATCGTGACCGATGCGGCCGAGGATGGCGGCGCCATGCGCTCCATGGTCGAGAACATCGCCCGCGAACCGCTCAACCCGGTCGATCAGTGGCGGGCCATCGAGCGGCTTGTCGCGCTTGGCTGGACCGAGGAAGGGATCGCCGCGGCGCTGTCGCTTTCGGTGCGCCAGATCAAGAAGCTCCGGCTGCTCGCCAATGTGCTTCCCGCCATGCTGGACCAAATGGCCAAGGGCGACATGCCCGACGAGCGGCAGCTCCGGACCATTGCGGCCGCGTCGATTGCCGAGCAGAAGGAGGTCTGGAAGGCCCACAAGCCGAAGAAGAGCGAGACCACCTCTTGGTGGTCGGTCGCCAACGGCCTCTCCAAGACGCGCATGTATGCCCGTGACGCCAGTTTCGACGACGAGCTGGCGCAAGCCTACGGCATCGCCTGGGTCGACGATCTCTTTGCGCCTGCCGACGAAGACAGCCGCTATACGACCGATGTCGAGGCCTTCCTCGGTGCCCAGCAGGAGTGGATGACCAACAACCTGCCGAAGAACGGCATCATCACCGAGTCCAACAATTGGGGCCAGCCGGAACTGCCGAAGAAGGCCGAGCGCGTCTACGGCAAGACGAAGAAGTCCGATTGCACGGCGATGTATCTCGACCGTGAGGGCAAGGTGCAGTCGGTCGTCTACCGGATGCCCGAGCCCAAAGCGACCAAGGGAAAGGTGGGGGAGGGCGGCGCCATCGCGCCGGCGCAGCGTCCCGATGTCACCCAGAAGGGCCAGGACATGATCGGCGATTTCCGCACCGACGCGCTTCACGAGGCGCTTCAACGCGCGCCGATCGAGGACGACACGCTGATGGCACTGCTCGTCATCGCCTTTGCCGGTCAGAACGTTCGCGTCGATTCCGGCTCGGGCAATAGCGGTTCGTTCCGCAGCCAGATCGCACCCCATGCCGCCAAGCTGGTCGACGAGACCGGTAGTCTCGCCTTCGACCAGGACACGCTCCGCGTCGCCGTGCGCTCGGTGCTGATCGAGGTGCTGTCGTGCCGCCGCAGCATGTCCAACAGCGGCATCGTCTCGCGCATCGCCGGCGCGGTTGTCGGAGCCGACAGCTTCCTGCCCAATATGGGGACGGAGGACTTTCTTCTGTGCCTGTCCCGGCAGGCGCTTGAGGCCGCATGCGCGGACACGTCGGTGCTGCCGCGCAACAAGGTCCGCGACACCCGAGCGGCACTCGTCGAGCATTTTCAGGAGGAACGCTTCGTTCACGCGTCCGCGCTGTTCGCACCCGAAGCGAACGAGCTGGCAGACTGGAAGGCCAGTAACGAAATCGTCGAGGACGAAGACGCCGCCGACGTTGACGGCTCCGTCGACGAACCGGACGAGGGCGACATCGACCCGGATGCTGTCTCTGAGGGTTTTCGCGAAGCCGCCGAATAG